DNA sequence from the Streptomyces sp. CA-210063 genome:
GACCTGGACGCGGCGATCAGCAGGATCGGGCGGTTCCTGAGCGGGTACCGGCAGTAGTCGGCAGCAGGCGGCAGCAGTCCGGGCATCGACGCGTACCGGAGATGGGTAGCCCTTCTCCATGAGCGATCGACCGCTGCTCCTCCTCGACGTCGACGGCCCCCTCAATCCCTTCGGCGCCCGGTTATGGCGTCCACGCGGCTATGTCACGTGCCGAGTGCATCCCGCGAACTGGTCCGCACGGCAGAAACCGGGCTCCCGGCGGCTGCGCCGGGGTCTGCGGATCCGGCTCAACCCGGCACACGGCGAGCGACTGCTCGCGCTGCCGTACGAGTTGGCGTGGGCCACGACGTGGATGCACGAGGCCAACGAGATGATCGGGCCGGTGATCGGGTTGCCGGCCGATCTGCCGGTCATCGAGTTCGGCAACCTCTTCGCC
Encoded proteins:
- a CDS encoding HAD domain-containing protein, whose translation is MSDRPLLLLDVDGPLNPFGARLWRPRGYVTCRVHPANWSARQKPGSRRLRRGLRIRLNPAHGERLLALPYELAWATTWMHEANEMIGPVIGLPADLPVIEFGNLFAEDPDGLYWKTRRVLEWAAGRPFVWVDDMITDLDVRHVAEHHDTAALLLRIDPRRGLREEEFAELERWARAL